A window of the Janthinobacterium agaricidamnosum NBRC 102515 = DSM 9628 genome harbors these coding sequences:
- a CDS encoding ABC transporter permease has product MSANTSPAAASRSTSLQRSLSGLKSYAGLVGALVAMCVLFSFASENFFTLATLSTLSNDIPTLVVMAVGMTFVLIIGGIDLSVGSVLALAASVLSLATVHWGWPVWSAALLGMLVASVCGMVTGMISVGWKIPSFIVSLGVLEMARGLAYQVTNSRTEYIGSAVDSISSPILFGLSPAFIASIAIVVIGHLVLTRTVLGRHWIGIGTNEEAVRLSGINPKPSKVLVFALMGLLSGIGALFQVSRLEAADPNGGVGLELQVIAAVVIGGTSLMGGRGSVISTFIGVLIISVLEAGLAQVGVSEPVKRIVTGLVIVAAVVLDTYRRRGERA; this is encoded by the coding sequence ATGTCTGCTAATACATCCCCTGCCGCTGCATCCCGCAGCACGTCTCTGCAACGCAGCCTGAGCGGCTTGAAAAGCTACGCCGGCCTGGTCGGCGCGCTGGTCGCCATGTGCGTGTTATTTTCCTTTGCCAGCGAAAATTTCTTCACGCTGGCAACGCTGAGCACCTTGTCCAACGATATTCCGACGCTGGTGGTGATGGCGGTCGGCATGACCTTTGTGCTGATCATCGGCGGCATCGACCTGTCGGTCGGCTCGGTGCTGGCGCTGGCCGCGTCGGTCTTGTCGCTGGCCACCGTGCACTGGGGCTGGCCGGTGTGGAGCGCCGCGCTGCTCGGCATGCTGGTCGCCAGCGTGTGCGGCATGGTCACCGGCATGATCTCGGTCGGCTGGAAAATTCCATCGTTCATCGTGTCGCTGGGCGTGCTGGAAATGGCGCGCGGCCTTGCTTACCAGGTCACCAATTCGCGCACCGAATACATCGGCAGCGCGGTTGACTCGATCAGCTCGCCGATCCTGTTCGGCCTGTCGCCGGCGTTCATCGCGTCGATCGCGATCGTCGTCATCGGCCACCTGGTGCTGACGCGCACCGTGCTGGGCCGTCACTGGATCGGCATCGGCACCAATGAAGAAGCGGTGCGCCTGTCCGGCATCAATCCGAAACCGTCGAAGGTGCTGGTCTTCGCACTGATGGGCTTGTTGTCCGGCATCGGCGCGCTGTTCCAGGTGTCGCGCCTGGAAGCGGCCGACCCGAACGGCGGCGTGGGGCTGGAATTGCAAGTCATCGCCGCCGTGGTGATCGGCGGCACCAGCCTGATGGGCGGACGCGGTTCGGTCATCAGCACCTTTATCGGCGTATTGATCATTTCGGTGCTGGAAGCGGGCCTGGCGCAAGTCGGCGTCAGCGAACCGGTGAAACGCATCGTCACCGGCCTGGTGATCGTCGCCGCCGTGGTGCTCGACACCTATCGTCGCCGTGGCGAGCGGGCCTGA
- a CDS encoding LacI family DNA-binding transcriptional regulator, which translates to MATIKQVAAVAGVSFTTVSHVLNNTRPVSDDARARVLAAAEQLHYVPSALARSLRSSSTGTIGLIIPNNTNPYFSEVARGIEDSCYAAGYSVILCNSDDDPAKQRDYLNVLLTKRCDGLIVAALAAGDGELLGKMKVPAVLLDRSADDMTMDVVRVDNRAGGALAARHLLALGRRRLACIGGPQDMAISTERIDGAREELQQHGAALEQRLCRYADFSSAGGYAAARDLLALPDGLRPDALFCCNDLMAIGALRAAAEYGIAVPQQLAVVGFDDIDLARFVHPPLTSVAQNTRELGRITAQCLLARIAEPGLARQRRSIAPELHVRGSSSAAMASLPLSPTESTGIPT; encoded by the coding sequence ATGGCAACGATCAAGCAAGTCGCGGCGGTGGCCGGGGTGTCCTTTACCACCGTATCGCATGTGCTCAACAATACGCGTCCGGTCAGCGACGATGCGCGCGCGCGCGTGCTGGCCGCCGCCGAGCAATTGCATTATGTGCCGAGCGCGCTGGCGCGCTCCTTGCGCAGCAGCAGCACCGGCACCATCGGCTTGATTATTCCCAACAATACCAACCCGTATTTTTCGGAAGTGGCGCGCGGCATCGAGGACAGTTGTTATGCGGCCGGCTACAGCGTGATCCTGTGCAATTCCGACGATGATCCGGCCAAGCAGCGCGATTACCTGAACGTCTTGCTGACCAAGCGCTGCGACGGCTTGATCGTGGCGGCGCTGGCGGCCGGCGATGGCGAGCTGCTGGGTAAAATGAAAGTGCCGGCGGTGCTGCTCGACCGTAGCGCCGACGATATGACGATGGACGTGGTGCGGGTCGACAACCGCGCCGGCGGCGCTCTCGCGGCGCGCCATTTGCTGGCGCTGGGCAGGCGGCGCCTGGCGTGCATCGGCGGTCCGCAAGACATGGCGATTTCGACCGAGCGCATCGACGGCGCCCGCGAGGAATTGCAACAACATGGCGCGGCGCTGGAGCAGCGCCTGTGCCGCTACGCCGACTTCAGCAGCGCCGGCGGTTATGCCGCCGCGCGCGACTTGCTGGCCTTGCCGGACGGCCTGCGTCCCGACGCGCTGTTTTGCTGCAACGACTTGATGGCGATCGGCGCCTTGCGCGCCGCGGCCGAATACGGCATCGCCGTGCCGCAACAATTGGCGGTGGTCGGTTTCGACGATATCGACCTGGCCCGGTTTGTCCATCCGCCGTTGACCAGCGTGGCGCAAAATACCCGCGAGCTGGGCCGCATCACGGCCCAGTGCTTGCTGGCGCGCATCGCCGAACCGGGTTTGGCGCGCCAGCGGCGCAGCATCGCGCCGGAACTGCATGTGCGCGGTTCCAGTAGCGCAGCAATGGCATCTTTACCTTTATCTCCAACAGAATCGACAGGAATACCGACATGA